One Babesia bovis T2Bo chromosome 4 map unlocalized Chr4_1, whole genome shotgun sequence genomic window carries:
- a CDS encoding AhpC/TSA family protein: MTLWIHSLFFLSSITAVPSRRLGHAIAPFYTGFLKPQGASKTDTMIGTTIPDNVLEAKLLTDGNEETSLRRILNNLPTDYKGIVMFLFPAVNTPLCTKQACKFSASSSSLKDLGYEVYGLTGSEVKSAKAWTTKHNLQYKVLFDPKWSLVKYLECTWLHFFINRSHVVISNDGRILALERGVDANNSADRVLEIVKSLNTTA; this comes from the coding sequence ATGACTCTATGGATACATAGCCTTTTCTTCTTATCTTCCATAACTGCTGTTCCATCACGCCGTCTAGGCCATGCTATAGCGCCATTTTATACCGGATTTCTGAAACCACAGGGTGCAAGTAAAACAGACACAATGATAGGTACTACAATTCCTGATAATGTTCTTGAGGCTAAACTTCTTACTGATGGAAATGAAGAAACATCACTTCGCAGAATCCTTAATAATTTGCCGACTGATTACAAAGGTATAGTCATGTTTTTATTTCCAGCGGTGAATACACCACTATGTACGAAACAAGCGTGTAAATTCTCTGCgtcttcatcatcactcAAGGATTTGGGTTACGAAGTTTACGGATTGACAGGTTCTGAAGTTAAATCCGCAAAGGCATGGACCACAAAGCACAATTTGCAATACAAAGTACTGTTTGACCCTAAGTGGAGTTTGGTAAAGTACTTAGAATGCACATGGTTGCATTTTTTCATAAATAGATCTCATGTTGTAATTAGTAATGATGGCCGCATTTTAGCTCTTGAACGTGGCGTCGACGCGAATAATTCGGCTGATAGAGTATTAGAGATTGTAAAATCATTAAATACAACTGCTTGA
- a CDS encoding Mitochondrial small ribosomal subunit Rsm22 family protein, translated as MQQQMCKSMFCYSKCRSLIQGNEGNPLYVNLTVRFIHEGFQFDRISTYKPINNLPTNQLDDVSRISIKTLPFPNDVSKKLFRLLKVAAKKRDIDACGSYISKRLASRRCVEVPRVLPSLLLDTDIPDNEYVDALKKLTNNPAFAHLKELLQQNKLGSNEQAQIELAEAEDARHKNSTIHFSPNIAIAHTAHTFFGYYAVCLRIFNEIKKRAPNFKPSRIMFYHSGAGASVAAAHSIWDLASFDDVLIVEPSKNLLNISEYLLPEFKNLRNQHDVYDNTELFDCIVVPYHLTNIRGSEARSLLIRNLWNKISIGGYMVLVEVGTPTGFRILHAIRELFISQLNKGCFHFLAPCPHEGICPLALTGKDWCHFSQRIYRTPHYLYRKGSISRSIDNEKFSYLVIGKSSGPRYELQNESKAKYAHEKSYFWPRIIMQPLKLGRRVIMDICANPNNFERIIVPKNSPESSGYRYARDAIWGDLWRFPYRVQQPVARAYTPESIKRRIINREEQRVMINETKCKSDPQIEGKIEKDIVRHYGG; from the exons ATgcaacaacaaatgtgCAAGTCAATGTTTTGCTATAGCAAATGCAGATCATTGATACAAGGCAATGAAGGTAATCCGCTTTATGTAAATCTCACAGTGAGATTCATTCACGAAGGATTTCAGTTTGATCGAATATCAACATATAAACCAATCAATAATCTGCCCACAAACCAGTTAGATGATGTGAGTAGAATCTCAATCAAAACATTACCTTTTCCCAATGATGTTTCAAAAAAGTTATTTCGGTTGTTAAAAGTGGCTGCTAAGAAAAGAGATATAGACGCATGCGGATCATATATTAGTAAAAGGTTAGCTTCAAGGAGATGCGTTGAAGTTCCGCGAGTACTCCCTTCAC TTCTTTTAGATACGGATATTCCAGATAATGAATATGTCGATGCATTAAAAAAACTAACAAATAATCCCGCGTTTGCTCATTTGAAGGAATTGTTACAGCAGAACAAACTTGGCTCAAACGAACAGGCACAAATTGAACTTGCCGAAGCCGAAGATGCGCGGCATAAA AACTCAACCATACACTTTTCAccaaatatcgcaatagCCCACACAGCTCACACTTTCTTTGGGTATTACGCTGTATGCCTACGCATTTTTAATGAA ATTAAAAAGCGAGCTCCAAATTTCAAACCGTCGCGGATTATGTTCTACCATTCAGGAGCAGGTGCTTCCGTTGC AGCAGCACATTCTATTTGGGATCTTGCTTCGTTTGATGATGTCCTCATAGTAGAACCGTCAAAAAATCTTCTTAACATATCTGAATATTTACTGCCAG AATTCAAAAACTTGCGCAATCAGCATGATGTATATGATAATACCGAGTTATTTGATTGCATAGTAGTGCCATACCATTTGACAAATATTAGGGGATCAGAG GCTAGATCACTTCTAATTAGAAATCTATGGAACAAAATTAGCATTGGTGGCTACATG GTCCTTGTAGAGGTTGGAACGCCCACTGGCTTTAGGATTTTACATGCTATAAGAGAGTTATTCATATCGCAGTTAAATAAAGgttgttttcattttttgGCGCCT TGTCCTCATGAAGGAATATGTCCACTAGCACTGACCGGAAAGGATTGGTGTCATTTCTCTCAAAGAATTTACCGAACACCTCACTATTTGTATAGAAAG GGTTCAATCTCTCGATCTATTGACAACGAAAAGTTCTCTTACCTAGTTATTGGGAAATCGTCCGGACCAAG ATATGAGTTGCAAAATGAATCAAAAGCCAAATATGCTCATGAAAAATCATACTTCTGGCCAAGAATAATTATG CAACCGTTAAAGTTGGGAAGAAGAGTTATAATGGATATATGCGCTAATCCAAACAATTTTGAACGCATT ATTGTACCCAAGAACAGCCCAGAGAGCAGTGGGTATAG ATACGCAAGAGATGCCATTTGGGGAGATCTCTGGAGGTTTCCATACAGAGTTCAACAGCCAGTAGCCAGAGCGTATACACCGGAGAGTATCAAGAGGCGTATCATCAATAGAGAGGAACAACGGGTGATG ATAAATGAAACAAAGTGCAAAAGTGATCCACAAATAGAGGGAAAGATTGAAAAAGACATTGTTAGACACTATGGTGGCTAA
- a CDS encoding putative glycerol-3-phosphate-acyltransferase, with product MHITTTDFRVFNVYMFIKWLTIVVIRTFFMKVTVINEERLPLYGPVILVGNHNNQFIDAATLIYAVPRQISFLMAAKSLARRMIGSLARLAGCIPVHRQEDLKYAGIGKITWEDNSTTIRGVDTHFTMDVGVGDKLFFIDEKIGVENVTSDTELTLQRPISRPCKDKKNGEEFVILPKVDLSDTYDAVSTALRFGNSIAIFPEGGSHDRTNLLPLKPGVVLMAIYSLLDGAEDVVILPVGLAYGDSHGLQSNATVYYGTGITISKRDVEEFQVDRHTVVNRILGIIEKGLSSCMITAPNKDIKGWIDLCGSLYPPERSMVPTNKAFELRKILARIFWDHGEDHKTKELIKKLASYKQMLKNSFLHDDEVWLLRQSLHSATLLFVEQGIMFFCYCFLALSFFPLWFPMYIISKILAEQHRQKALKASVVKLEGADVVASYKILVLMGITPLFNLGYGLLLGLYFGRNPKDIALIVIGSMVVLPLLYYINLRYFNELPMLLRQLHIFPLILMGKINVWRENERELITTRTELQLLVREFIHEVGPKVCDNFMDDLNAIMPKVMIDADTSRLKRSKSQWVPIFAKNYYSENGEEIL from the exons ATGCATATAACAACAACTGACTTTCGCGTTTTCAACgtgtatatgtttattaaatgGCTTACAATTGTGGTCATTCGTACTTTTTTCATGAAGGTAACCGTTATAAATGAAGAGCGTCTTCCTCTTTATGGTCCTGTTATTTTGGTTGGAAATCACAACAACCAATTTATAGATGCGGCAACTTTGATTTATGCGGTCCCTCGGCAAATAAGTTTTCTAATGGCTGCTAAATCACTTGCTCGTCGTATGATTGGTAGTTTAGCTCGATTAGCAGGATGTATTCCAGTTCACAGACAAGAAGATTTGAAATATGCTGGCATTGGGAAAATCACATGGGAAGACAATTCAACCACTATACGTGGTGTTGACACACATTTCACCATGGATGTCGGTGTAGGTGACAAGCTCTTTTTTATAGATGAGAAAATCGGGGTTGAGAACGTCACCTCTGATACAGAGCTCACTTTGCAGCGTCCTATTTCGCGACCTTGCAAAGACAAAAAAAACGGTGAAGAGTTTGTG ATTTTACCCAAGGTCGACCTTTCAGATACTTATGATGCGGTCTCTACTGCACTGAGGTTTGGAAATTCTATCGCAATATTCCCTGAAGGAGGGTCTCACGATCGCACCAATTTGTTGCCATTAAAACCAGGTGTTGTATTAATGGCCATATATTCGTTACTTGATGGTGCTGAAGATGTCGTGATTCTTCCGGTTGGTCTTGCGTATGGTGATAGCCATGGACTTCAATCAAACGCTACAGTATATTACGGTACAGGAATAACTATATCAAAGCGTGACGTTGAAGAATTTCAAGTTGATCGTCATACCGTTGTCAACCGTATTTTGGGTATCATTGAAAAGGGCTTGAGCAGTTGCATGATTACCGCTCCTAACAAGGACATTAAGGGTTGGATAGATCTATGCGGTAGTTTGTATCCTCCAGAGAGAAGTATGGTTCCTACAAACAAAGCTTTTGAGTTACGTAAAATATTAGCCAGAATATTTTGGGACCACGGTGAAGATCATAAGACTAAGGAATTGATAAAGAAACTTGCTAGTTACAAGCAAATGCTAAAAAACAGCTTCTTGCATGACGATGAAGTATGGTTATTAAGACAGTCTTTGCATTCTGCAACTTTATTATTCGTGGAGCAGGGTATTATGTTCTTTTGTTACTGTTTCCTTGCTTTGTCTTTCTTCCCCCTATGGTTCCCAATGTACATCATATCCAAGATTTTAGCTGAGCAGCATCGTCAGAAGGCGTTAAAGGCCTCAGTTGTCAAATTGGAAGGCGCTGATGTTGTAGCAAGCTACAAGATTTTGGTTTTGATGGGAATTACTCCTTTATTTAATTTGGGATACGGTCTCTTATTGGGATTGTATTTCGGTCGTAATCCGAAAGATATTGCCCTTATAGTTATCGGCTCTATGGTAGTGCTCCCACTTTTGTATTACATAAATTTGCGCTATTTCAACGAATTACCAATGTTATTGCGTCAATTACATATTTTCCCTTTGATCTTGATGGGCAAGATCAATGTATGGCGTGAAAACGAAAGGGAACTCATTACAACACGAACAGAACTGCAACTATTG GTACGGGAGTTCATACACGAGGTTGGACCTAAGGTATGCGACAACTTTATGGATGATTTGAACGCCATAATGCCAAAA GTGATGATAGATGCTGACACAAGTCGCCTAAAAAGGAGCAAAAGCCAATGGGTGCCCATATTCGCTAAAAATTATTACTCGGAAAATGGCGAGGAAATTCTTTGA
- a CDS encoding tetratricopeptide repeat domain containing protein, translated as MEIVEDVEVKTPAEPTGSDDSKENPIACKVRGAELFKQGDVDGAIDVWFSGLRALQFILSKKPDFERDASSAAVFIRKWEIYVGTFVDLSTNMALALLKKGHYRDAIKYCHQALKYDKSNLKAYLRISQAHAENGEYGVAIDYCNEALRFYPDNLELRLQKKKMIEQSKEHDRSQKVVLQKVFEQLEHDPRSQGGIIATMLPYRIIKSVKSLWTRFSSIFKFVGTAFKFFYNKHVAST; from the coding sequence ATGGAGATAGTGGAAGATGTAGAAGTCAAGACCCCTGCAGAGCCAACAGGGTCAGACGATTCTAAGGAGAATCCAATCGCCTGCAAAGTGCGAGGGGCCGAGTTGTTCAAACAGGGTGATGTTGATGGAGCAATTGATGTATGGTTTAGTGGTCTTAGGGCGCTACAATTCATTCTAAGCAAGAAACCAGACTTCGAACGCGATGCTTCCTCTGCTGCTGTATTCATACGAAAGTGGGAAATCTACGTTGGCACCTTTGTAGACCTGTCAACCAATATGGCACTGGCTTTGTTGAAAAAGGGTCACTATAGAGACGCAATAAAATATTGTCATCAGGCACTAAAGTATGACAAGAGCAACCTTAAGGCATATCTAAGAATATCACAAGCGCACGCAGAAAATGGAGAATACGGTGTGGCAATTGACTACTGCAACGAAGCTTTGAGGTTCTATCCAGATAACCTGGAACTAAGACTTCAAAAGAAGAAAATGATAGAACAATCGAAGGAACATGATCGCAGCCAAAAGGTGGTGTTGCAGAAGGTATTTGAACAACTGGAACATGATCCTAGATCGCAGGGTGGAATTATTGCCACAATGTTACCATACAGGATCATCAAGAGTGTTAAAAGTTTGTGGACCAGATTCTCTTCTATTTTCAAATTTGTGGGAACCGCCTTCAAATTCTTTTATAACAAACACGTCGCCAGTACGTGA
- a CDS encoding serine/threonine protein metallophosphatase family protein — MAGGETTFNVGDVVEVYGVRGTVELVGSREYINRGNGDVLRHIIGVRTDKPLKLATNYGPMLGVNDSAIACVPVTSVKQYNEQEAAATRIQAFIRMYMVRAKYIQEVAFRFWDHMESLQEQRTLASKRDVYLPILNHIKKIYNTTTQEPGQPKKRFSDVFEESDPQKYPETTYNGPKLGSKVTSKFANELLDAYKSGQISTVPIEYAQRILVDMLEWYRSNDNGAINTVEVPPHENGNLIVVGDLHGQLNDLLWIFFKFGPPSSRNVYLFNGDIADRGMGATDIFMLLFSFKLADPSSVIINRGNHESEDMNEAYGFAREVRMKYDGHIYKLFQRIFWELPLVIIIEKRIVVVHGGLFRHDGVTLDVISKVNRKRMCPASPDTFEDSIVFDLLWSDPQSKNGRDVSNRGADCIKFGPDVTAAFLDLNNLEVCIRSHQVPSTLKGIDTTHNGRCVTLFSASNYCQTTGNTGAILIFSKQLHFEVKEYMAPSLDSIHALANNTNMVTTKLIDAALSSQMENETKMPKRSTSEKMLNDIVIKIAEVVCENKQALWLHCYKYDTAKSGYVDPALWTEGLSDIVGIQIPRLFSVYMLDAIDPQTGKVPYNDVLKRFSIGFDPVGQSHKNLQRECIAHIFDTMVKADLSLREILMVFDRNLDGVVSYSDLDEAIRKLNVGLSNPQIKILMRTIFSSCLDQGGKADIVEFLSKLKVIYSASTRYKVKEEWMEAALPAIGKVILSDRAEAAAKYYNPNLDSNPALAKAVEEETSRRRSSAIRAVALFQKFQDYDKVGGGLLSYNDFAEAIKKLDLSKAEQELGFQITDQHLLEIAHTIDVTNTKKINYLEFLQAFYVVDQNKYSVVNEMWDHVCSTLYKHRSSLRQAFHSYDRSHNGSIYIHEFKEVLHALYETLGYTEAPFTFEQTEILVECIDTNEEGMIMYNEFLESFHPQYNINKQ, encoded by the exons ATGGCGGGAGGAGAAACTACCTTCAACGTTGGAGATGTCGTCGAGGTCTACGGtgtccgtggcaccgtcGAACTTGTAGGATCCCGAGAATACATCAACAGGGGAAATGGAGATGTCTTGAGACATATAATTGGTGTCAGGACCGATAAGCCGCTCAAATTAGCCACAAATTATGGGCCAATGCTTGGAGTTAATGACAGTGCAATCGCTTGCGTTCCAGTGACGTCAGTAAAGCAATATAATG AACAAGAAGCAGCAGCCACACGCATCCAAGCATTCATAAGGATGTACATGGTGAGAGCAAAGTACATACAAGAAGTGGCATTTCGTTTCTGGGATCACATGGAAAGCTTACAGGAGCAGCGCACACTCGCAAGTAAACG TGACGTTTATTTGCCTATTCTCAACCATATCAaaaagatatacaacacgACCACCCAAGAACCGGGGCAACCAAAGAAACGCTTCTCTGATGTCTTCGAAGAGAGTGACCCCCAAAAGTATCCAGAAACAACATACAACGGTCCCAAACTCGGGAGCAAAGTTACATCAAAGTTTGCTAATGAACTACTAGACGCTTATAAATCAGGGCAAATC AGCACCGTGCCTATTGAATACGCACAGCGAATCCTTGTCGATATGCTAGAATGGTATCGCAGCAATGACAATGGAGCCATCAACACCGTGGAGGTCCCACCACATGAAAATGGAAACCTCATTGTAGTTGGAGATTTGCATGGGCAGCTAAACGATCTTTTGTGGATATTCTTTAAATTCGGACCTCCATCAAGTAGAAATGTCTACCTCTTTAATGGAGATATTGCAGATCGTGGAATGGGAGCCactgatatatttatgcTACTCTTCTCATTTAAATTGGCCGATCCATCGTCGGTAATCATTAATCGTGGAAATCACGAATCTGAGGATATGAATGAAGCATATGGTTTTGCAAGGGAAGTACGGATGAAGTACGACggtcatatatacaaactATTCCAACGCATCTTCTGGGAATTGCCACTAGTAATCATTATAGAAAAACGTATTGTAGTGGTCCACGGGGGTCTTTTCAGGCATGATGGAGTTACGCTGGATGTTATAAGCAAGGTGAATCGAAAGAGAATGTGCCCAGCATCGCCGGACACCTTCGAGGATAGTATCGTATTCGACTTACTTTGGTCTGACCCACAAAGTAAAAATGGGAGGGATGTCAGCAACAGGGGCGCTGATTGTATCAAGTTTGGACCAGATGTTACCGCTGCCTTCCTAGATCTTAACAACTTGGAGGTCTGTATCAGATCACACCAAGTGCCCAGTACGCTCAAGGGAATTGACACTACCCATAACGGAAGGTGTGTCACATTGTTCTCAGCATCAAACTATTGCCAAACCACAGGCAACACCGGTGCAATC CTAATTTTCAGTAAACAGCTACATTTTGAAGTCAAAGAGTATATGGCACCATCACTTGATTCTATACATGCACTCGCTAACAACACCAACATGGTGACGACAAAACTAATAGATGCGGCTCTATCTTCCCAAATGGAAAATGAAACAAAGATGCCCAAAAGAAGCACTTCAGAaaaaatgttgaatgaTATTGTTATCAAAATTGCCGAAGTTGTCTGTGAAAATAAACAGGCGCTCTGGCTGCATTGCTACAAATATGATACTGCAAAAAGCGGTTATGTAGATCCTGCATTGTGGACGGAGGGGCTTTCAGATATAGTGGGTATTCAAATACCACGCTTGTTCTCAGTGTACATGTTGGACGCCATAGATCCTCAAACGGGTAAGGTTCCGTATAATGACGTACTAAAAAGGTTTTCCATCGGCTTCGACCCAGTGGGTCAAAGCCACAAAAACTTACAAAGAGAGTGTATCGCTCACATTTTCGACACCATGGTAAAGGCAGATCTCAGCTTGAGGGAAATATTGATGGTATTCGACCGTAACTTGGATGGTGTTGTTTCATACTCTGATTTGGATGAAGCAATCAGAAAGCTCAATGTTGGACTCTCTAACCCACAAATCAAAATTCTGATGAGAACTATATTCAGCAGTTGTCTTGACCAAGGTGGAAAAGCTGACATTGTTGAATTCCTGAGTAAACTCAAGGTAATATACTCTGCATCTACAAGGTACAAGGTTAAAGAAGAGTGGATGGAAGCAGCACTACCAGCAATCGGGAAAGTCATACTTTCTGATAGAGCGGAAGCCGCAGCAAAGTATTACAACCCCAATCTGGACAGTAATCCAGCTCTTGCGAAAGCAGTTGAGGAAGAAACTTCCAGAAGGCGTTCTTCTGCTATCAGGGCAGTGGCACTTTTCCAAAAGTTCCAAGATTACGATAAAGTGGGAGGTGGTCTACTATCCTATAATGACTTTGCGGAAGCCATCAAAAAGCTAGACCTCAGCAAAGCAGAGCAAGAACTAGGTTTTCAGATTACAGATCAACACTTGTTGGAAATTGCCCACACGATAGATGTAACAAATACGAAGAAAATCAACTATCTTGAATTCCTTCAGGCATTCTACGTTGTGGACCAAAACAAGTATTCAGTTGTTAACGAG ATGTGGGACCACGTATGCAGCACTTTGTACAAGCACCGCAGTAGCTTAAGGCAGGCTTTCCACTCATATGACAGAAGTCATAATGGCAGTATCTATATTCATGAGTTCAAAGAAGTGCTACATGCCCTTTATGAAACTCTTGGATACACTGA GGCTCCATTTACCTTTGAGCAGACTGAAATTTTGGTCGAATGCATCGATACAAACGAAGAGGGAATGATCATGTACAATGAATTCTTAGAATCATTCCATCCccaatataacataaacaaaCAGTAA
- a CDS encoding CNH domain family protein, producing the protein MEIFSRDVVLRWMESSKITAVAWCNNDLVIGNDAGELHAFQCPELQGPVEAEVYKYAKVSNQKIASITPLEPEGWILVLNSNGDLYSINSMFKGQPSILVKNVTCVARQFEWIYFDSTITQNAKGTLCPLNEFCVGTDGKMYIYAAQGGKLTPKRCISVDGMVLSASWINNTIVVGTKEAYYIMDAECKTCRELCSLQTGDLDSEVVPLTTPCVDGDVMVICQNIGIFYNTQTMALSKKNTILWRNRLEALGCASPFIIGITVDRIVEVYGVRDQLPYQVIDQTSAKYVHFMPQWECMLSATPNVVMALKHKTYHQTIAEAVESKDIKQVLHIANVYFATEDPQQVEEKKLAHTIAGWMRFNDLNFPLAFHHFTLGNVDIVYLLQFWNHYADIALPESYVSNEAVPMLLRQYIPNATGIREFVERRYGQRKSELASKSTVAKLVELANVSFAAFLLKHLNNNALLQTKGIDMSDFQRTLKANIEKTCLLLLAECDDPKCSIIINRPKEETFLDLDSCKEHLIKMEKNEVLAKLLIQQKRYKEAMNIMVNYITDNVGSGHKDEIALEIKSVCCELANCLNTLIEQSQKHKDEVNKNTKKEEIHDILTTYLPVLLATYPNAALDVLTTNHAIMPFSTDQIIAMIDMHAPKSYCDSKMGMRIKYLEDLVMKNKHGGIHENTLLAQCYISELTVKRKNNDSKDDRNRAIKTMLIELMESNKSFNMSKLEDMLMKLNMVETTVLLNNKLNKHEEALRTLFQLWNKDNRLKACEAYCLCFGEIETSFDTSTMDMPFKRLFSNFDYWMQRANEWPLTKYEMYSINTSDASIDRLLLKLLNIIVQESQSDDTCIYLARDLLAKYIPLCTHNAAISGSAIVEIMPESWNFAIFANILMQLQLKALHEERTAAMRRGLTRSLRSQTAKQLYKLTCVPPITVDARSICAICQEPIKLGMSIAIPPPKQTEGGQKQTPRQHTIMHEECGRKVHDH; encoded by the exons atggaaatattCAGCCGAGATGTCGTACTCCGTTGGATGGAAAGCTCCAAAATTACAGCCGTTGCATGGTGTAACAATGATTTGGTAATAGGAAATGACGCAGGTGAACTCCACGCATTTCAGTGTCCAGAATTACAG GGGCCTGTAGAGGCTGAAGTTTATAAATACGCCAAGGTCAGCAACCAGAAAATAGCCTCAATTACACCCTTGGAACCAGAAGGATGGATTCTAGTTCTCAATTCAAATGGCGATCTGTATTCGATCAATTCCATGTTCAAAGGGCAACCATCAATCCTTGTTAAAAACGTCACATGTGTAGCCAGACAGTTTGAATGGATATATTTCGATAGTACAATCACGCAAAATGCAAAGGGAACCCTTTGCCCATTAAATGAATTCTGCGTGGGAACTGATGGGAAGATGTACATATACGCAGCACAAGGAGGCAAACTAACACCAAAACGATGTATCAGTGTTGATGGAATGGTACTTAGTGCATCATGGATCAATAATACAATTGTAGTAGGAACTAAAGAAGCCTATTACATCATGGATGCGGAATGCAAAACGTGCCGCGAATTATGTAGCCTGCAAACAGGGGATCTCGATTCGGAGGTCGTACCACTCACAACGCCATGCGTCGATGGAGATGTAATGGTAATATGTCAAAATATCGGAATATTCTACAATACACAAACGATGGCACTTTCAAAGAAAAACACTATACTGTGGAGAAATAGACTAGAGGCTCTAGGGTGCGCTTCGCCGTTCATTATAGGCATCACAGTAGATAGGATAGTAGAAGTCTATGGAGTTAGAGATCAATTACCATATCAAGTTATTGATCAAACTAGCGCAAAATACGTGCATTTCATGCCTCAATGGGAATGCATGCTATCAGCCACGCCTAACGTAGTGATGGCCCTAAAGCATAAGACATATCATCAGACAATCGCCGAAGCGGTTGAAAGTAAAGACATCAAGCAAGTACTGCATATAGCTAATGTGTACTTTGCAACAGAAGATCCGCAACAAGTAGAAGAGAAGAAGTTGGCCCATACCATCGCAGGGTGGATGCGATTCAATGATCTCAACTTCCCCTTGGCATTCCACCACTTTACACTCGGAaatgtagatatagtaTATTTGCTACAGTTTTGGAACCATTATGCAGATATAGCCTTGCCGGAATCGTATGTCAGCAATGAGGCCGTGCCCATGTTGCTGCGGCAGTACATACCCAACGCAACTGGAATTAGAGAGTTCGTAGAGAGAAGATATGGTCAACGGAAAAGTGAATTAGCATCCAAATCAACTGTAGCAAAACTAGTGGAGCTGGCTAATGTATCGTTTGCTGCGTTCTTACTTAAACATTTAAACAACAATGCGCTATTGCAGACAAAAGGGATCGACATGTCTGATTTTCAACGCACACTTAAGGCTAACATAGAAAAGACGTGCCTTCTGCTACTAGCTGAATGTGACGATCCGAAATGTAGTATAATTATCAACAGGCCAAAAGAAGAAACATTTCTAGATCTGGACTCCTGTAAAGAACACCTAATCAAAATGGAAAAGAACGAAGTACTCGCAAAACTACTCATCCAACAAAAACGATATAAAGAGGCAATGAATATTATGGTCAATTATATAACGGATAATGTTGGTAGTGGCCATAAAGATGAAATCGCACTAGAAATCAAATCGGTTTGCTGCGAACTTGCCAATTGCCTAAATACACTTATAGAGCAAAGCCAAAAACACAAAGATG AGGTCAacaaaaatacaaaaaagGAGGAAATACACGATATACTCACTACTTACCTCCCAGTGCTATTAGCAACCTACCCCAATGCAG CACTTGACGTACTCACAACTAACCACGCAATTATGCCATTTAGTACCGACCAAATTATCGCAATGATAGATATGCATGCACCAAAG AGCTACTGTGACTCGAAGATGGGTATGCGAATCAAGTACTTGGAAGACTTGGTTATGAAAAACAAACATGGTGGTATCCATGAAAATACACTTCTAGCTCAATGTTATATAAGCGAAC TTACCGTGAAAAGGAAGAACAATGACTCAAAAGATGATAGAAACCGTGCTATAAAAACTATGCTGATTGAATTGATGGAGTCAAATAAAAGTTTTAACATGAGCAAATTGGAGGATATGCTGATGAAGCTGAACATGGTGGAAACAACGGTACTTCTAAACAACAAATTGAATAAACATGAAGAAGCGTTGCGCACACTATTCCAACTTTGGAATAAAGATAACAGGCTTAAAGCATGCGAAGCCTACTGTCTGTGTTTCGGGGAAATAGAAACATCGTTCGACACATCAACAATGGACATGCCATTCAAGAGACTGTTCAGCAATTTTGATTATTGGATGCAAAGGGCAAACGAATGGCCATTAACAAAATATGAAATGTACAGTATCAACACATCAGATGCCTCGATCGACCGCTTACTGTTAAAACTGCTAAACATCATTGTGCAGGAATCCCAATCGGATGACACATGTATTTACCTTGCCAGGGACCTACTGGCCAAATACATTCCCTTGTGTACCCATAACGCAGCCATCAGCGGGAGTGCTATCGTAGAAATAATGCCAGAAAGTTGGAattttgcaatatttgCAAACATTTTAATGCAGTTGCAACTAAAGGCCCTCCACGAAGAGAGAACTGCAGCAATGAGACGGGGTCTTACACGGTCATTGCGCTCACAGACAGCAAAGCAGCTGTATAAACTTACATGCGTACCACCGATCACAGTCGATGCCAGGTCAATTTGTGCAATATGCCAAGAGCCAATCAAGTTAGGCATGTCTATCGCAATACCGCCACCCAAACAAACAGAAGGAGGACAAAAACAAACACCCAGACAACACACTATAATGCATGAAGAGTGTGGCAGAAAGGTACACGATCATTGA